In Sphingobacterium sp. SRCM116780, the genomic stretch GGACCTGCCAGAACACTTAAAACCGATCTTTCCTTCTCTTGCAAATTGGGTGGTGCAAAAATGGTTTCCGCGATTATTGTAGCAGGTTTACGCTCATTTGTTTCAAGACTTTCACTCTGTAAGTTAGAACTATAGGTAGACTTTATATTACCTTTCATTTTCGGAATAGAAATCGTACGCAGAAAAGAGCGCTGAATCGCCTTATTTTTTAAGTCAACAACATCAATAAAAGCATCCTGTCGCCAAGTCTTTAAATTATTTTTTATCTCTAAATTCTCTGTAAAAGTATCCTCCAACTGTGATTGCTTATTTTCTTTTTCTTGTCGCTTCTCTATAGGAGAGCTACTTCCATTCACAACTTCTTCTTTTTGTTTCTTTATTGGGGAACTTTTTACAATTTCTTGAATAGAATTATCTATCTCAGAATCAGATATTGATCTATTGCTATTCCAGATAAAAAATAAAGTCGCTATAGCTGCTGCGCTTACTATTAAAATAAAAATCTGTTTGGCTTTCTTTCTAGTCCGGGTTTTATCTAATCGTACTTGCATATTCTTCCAATGCTCCTCGTTAAACTCGAATTGAGGATTACTTAAACCCTTTCTAAATAGCTCGTCTATGTTATTCTTATCCTTTTCCATCAGTTATCCTCCTCAATTTTACCTAGTATTGAATTTTGACTTCTTACCATTTCTGCTAAGCGTTCACGTGCTTTATGCAAATTTGATTTTGATGTCCCTACAGCAATACCAAGCATTTCGCTAATTTCATCATGTTTATAACCATCAATTGCGTAAAGATTAAAAGCAGTACGGTATGCAGGGGGGAGTCTATGAACCATCATCAAAAGATCATCATAGTTTAATTTTTGAGAAATTGTTTCATCATCAATTATTATATGCTCATAGGAGGATATATCTACGACACTACCTAATCTAATTTTTGTTCGGTAGAAATCAATTCCTGTATTCCTCATGATTTTGCTCATCCATGCTGAAAAGGGTTTTTCAAAATCATATTTTTTTATATTGGTAAACACTTTAAAAAAACCATCGTTTAATATTCCTATCGCGTCTTCTTTGTTATTGGAATAGCGTAGACATATCCCCAATGCTAAAGCATAATATCGTGTGTAAAGATCTTTTTGTGATCTCTGATCCTCTTTTATACACCCTTTAATAATTTGGATATTGTTGTCGTCAATTTCTTTGATCACCACCGATATTACTGCTTTTCCTAGATAAATAATGTAGTATACGATAGCTATAACAAAAAGGTTGTCTCAATGTTATTATTTTTTTTAACCATAGGCAACCAATACCATACAAGCATCGTAATCATTTAGAAACCAAACCCTACTTAAATATGATACGCTACAAAAAAAATGTAAAAATCGCTTTTTTAGCCGTTGCTTTTTTAACGATGTTTTCATCTTGCTCAAAAAATGATGGAGACGAAATACAAAATAGCAATACCGGGATCAAGACCTTAGAAAATGCTACATTCGGTACCATATTGACTGATGCCGATGGAAAAACACTCTACTTTTTTTCAAACGATACAAAAGGTATATCTACATGTACAGGAAATTGCTTGGCTACTTGGCCAATTTATCATAACAACAAGACAAGCAACGATTCAAAAATTGATAAAAGTCAGCTAGGAGAAATCACAAGAAACGATGGAAGCAAACAGACTACCTATAAAGGTTGGCCGCTCTATTATTTCTCTGGGGATAATCAATCTGGTCAAGTAAGAGGCGATGCTGTAGGAAAAATTTGGTACGTAGCAAAGCCAGATTACCTACTTATGGTAGCAAATGGACAACTCATCGGACATACTGGAAAAAAATATTTGAGTGATTATACCGAAGGTGAAGGGAATACGATCTATTTAACAGACGACAAGGGTAGAACACTTTATTCGTTTCAGCATGATAGATTTAAGACGAACAACTACACCGCTTCTGATTTCAGTAATGATGGCCTTTGGCCGATCTTCCAAAAAGAAAGTGGCTCCTTACCCTCTATGGTCGTTGTGACTGATATTGCTGTTATTTCAGTCTTTGGGAAAAAGCAATTAACGTATAAAGGCTGGCCAGTATATTATTTCGGTCAAGATCAGGTACGTGGTGATAACAAAGGGATTAGTTATCCTCAACCAGGTGTATGGCCTATTTTAAACGAAACAACAGCGATTGCTCCCGCTCAATAAAATTTTACAATAAGATTCTAAACTAATAATCAGAAAATTATGAATACATCGAAAACAAAAAAACGGTCATGGAACACATTTCGTTATCGCTATGTGTCGATTATCTGCCTATCCATAGGACTTGTTACGTTTATGGGTTGTACAAAAAAACAAGCTGAGGAACCAACCCCTAAACCTCCAACTGGAACCGAGACAGTGACTACAGCGAACGTGTCTTATACTAATTTTATAAAAGGTCTCTTGGAAGTCAAATGTAGCTCATGTCATGCGAGTGGACAATCCGCTAGCGGGAATTGGACTTTTAATGGCTATAACTCCGTTAAAGATAATGCCTCTAGGATTAATAATATGGTCGTGGTAACGAAAGCTATGCCTAAGAGTGGCAGTTTGACAGCAAAAGAAATAGAATTGGTGAGTGCCTGGATCCAACGTAGCACACCTGAAAACTAATTATTACTCATGAAAAAAATCAACATCTATTTCATCCTCTGGTTTTTGATCGGAAGTATGGAGGTATTTGCACAGCAAAATATAACATTTACTTCAAAAGATGCTACCATTAGCTTTTTTAGTAGCGCACCGCTAGAAGATATAGAAGCCAAAAGCAATCTTGCTGGATCGGCTCTAAATATCAGTACCGGTGATATTATCTTTAAGGTCAAAAACACGTCTTTTGAGTTCGATAAAAAACTCATGCAGGAACACTTTAATGAAAATTACATGGAAAGTGACAAATACCCGTTTTCAGAATTCAAAGGTAAGATTGAAGAGAGTAAAAAACTCAATGATAATGGTAATTATACCTTGAAGGTTTCAGGGACACTGCAAATCCATGGTGTTAATAAACCCTATGTTACATTGGTCGCATTTAACGTTAAAAATTCGGTGATAAAAACCTTAGCGAGTTTTGATGTTAGACTTTCAGACCATAAGATCACGATACCCTCTATCGTTGGAAAAAATATAGCAGAGGTTGTAAAAGTAAAAATAGATGCCACGTATAAAAATGGACAATTATAGCTCAGATAATCAAATGAAATATATACTATTTATCATCCTCTCTGCGATCTCCTCATCCGTTTTCGCTCAAGAAGATTTGGAAAAGTTAGTCGATTTAAGTGGCCCAAAGAGTGAAAAAGTCACAGCGACATTTAAGGCTGGTAATCTGATTAATTTAAAAACAACAGAAACGATTCATCGGAATGAACTGGATTTTCGAGTTGACCATCGTTTTGGAGATATTGCAGGTAGTAACGGGGGAGGAAAAAATTTCTTTGGATTGGATAATTCTACAGATATCCGGATAGGTTTTGACTATGGAATACGCGATAACCTCAATATTGGAATTGCAAGAGCAAAAGGAGCTACAGAAATCCGGCAGCTTTATGAGGCTAATGTTAAATATCGTTTTCTAGAACAAACAATAGACAACCGTATTCCGGTGTCCATTGCTTTTTTTGGAAGTACAACCGTGTCCGCTATGGAAGCATCGGAAGATCAAAGTTCAGCAGCACACTTTGATCGCTTTAGTGATCGCTTAAATTATGTCAGCCAATTGATTATAGCTCGAAAATTTAGCTCAGACTTTTCATTCACGATTGTACCAACCTACCTCCACCGTAATTTTACAGCCTATAACGATCAAAATAATCTATTTGCAGTGGGTCTTGGAGGTCGTGTAAAAGTCAGTAATAGAATGGCTCTTGTGGCTGATTATGTTCTACCTTTTCGTCAATCATCAAAAAAAGAGTATCGAGAAAATGTAACGGGTCAACGTTATTATCATGCACTAGGTGTGGGATTGGAAATAGAAACTGGTGGTCATATATTTCATCTTAATTTTACCAATGCAACTGCCGTACAAGAGTCTCAATTCATAAGTGAAACGAACAGCTCTTGGGGTAAGGGTCAATTCAGATGGGGCTTTAGTATTGCCAGACGGTTTAGTTTCAACAAAAAAACGAAAGAATAATGGAAATATAAATCAGGGTCATTTTGTTCAATCAAAGATCTATATCCATATCGGAAAACTTGGACTCTTTTCCCAATATCGTTCGATATGTGGAAATAGCATGGATCGAATCCACGCTATTTTTTTCTATTTGAGACAATCCCAAAATCTTTATAAACTAAGCTATACAAACCTTATTTTAACACGGTATCTTGTCTTGGTTTATGTTTAAAATAACTTCTGAAGTAGGACATCTTTTCTATAGGCTGACACCTCTACCTCTGAGCCGTCAGAAAGCTCTAAAGTTCCTCCGTCTCCTTTCCGATATTTAACTACGTACGTTAAATTAATAATCACCGAACGACTTATGCGCGTAAAAAACTCATCATCTAATATGTTTTCAAATTCCTTAAGGGTTTTGGAAACGACTATTTTTTTATTTCCTGCCAATATGAATACGCTATAATTACTCATGGCTTCAACCCTCATAATATTGGCTCTATCCACAATATACACCCCTTCAGCAGTAGCTAATGCTAAGCGATTGCTATTAACCTTCTCTTTTTTTAAGGATTTATAGTTGGATTTTTCTGCTACTCGTTTTCTTAACCGAGTAATCGCAGTTCTCAGTTCTTCCTCATCAATCGGCTTAAGCAAATAATCTACCGCACTTAATCGAAGTGCCTCAAGGGTGTAGCTATCGTATGCTGTAGTGAAAATCACTTCGAAATCAAAACTGCCTAAACGTTCTAAAAACTGAAAACCATTCATACCTGGCATTTCAATATCTAAAAAAAGTACATCTGGTTTAAGCTCAATCAACGCGTTCAATGCCTTGGTCGGCTGGTTGAAAATTCCGACAACCTGTAACTCTTCCTCAAAAAACCCTAGCTTCTGGCTAAGCAGCTTACTACCCTTAACCTCATCGTCTAATATCACTGCTTTTAACATAATAGGTTCCTCTAACTAAATTTCGTTTATTTATTTGGCTTATACAACTCTTATTTAGGTTATAATCAAGCACTATGCTATACGTTTTTTAGAATGATATACGACTAGATTTTCAGAGTAACCCCTGTATTTAGAATTTTCATATCAGCAATGTTCTGGATTAATGACTAGAACGTGTATTTGAGACCAACACCTCCATTTTCTGCAGAGAAACCACCATTATTACTAATGATATAGGCAGGTTGCCAATCGACACTCACTGCCAACGGAAGATTTGCGAACTTATACTCGAGACCAGCAATACCTGCTATACCAAAGGTTATAACTGGATCTAAGTCAGCATCTTTCCAGTTAAAATAATTTATATGACCTCCTCCACCAACGTACCAGCGCAAACCATCTACACCTTTAATCGCCGTATGGTATTCATATAAACCTGTAAAAGCAATATTACTTCCTGTCCCTCCTGCACCATTGTATCTTAAGATACCTTCGAGTGCAGATCTTTCTTTTATGAAAACTTTGCCCGTTAATGAAATACCATAAATAAATTTTATACCAAATGCTGCTTTGTAAGTATTTTTGCTTGTATTTTTACGGGACTGTTCTGGTGATTGTCTCGTCGATTTAATTGTAAGTTGTTCTTCCGTTTTTGCCGTTTCTCCAAGCTTTGCAGAAGATTCGGTAGAGACTGTTTTAGTAGCCTTTTTAGTCTCTGTATGTTTGGTCGTACTAACTGTTTTTCTAATCGGTTTTTTCGTTTGTGCTTGAACCGATAGTCCTCCTATGCTAAGTATGCATAACAGGGTAATAAATAAATTTTTCATGTTTTTTGTTTTAAGTCTTGGGTGAATATTTTTCCGTAGAAAAATGCTATTATTTGCAGGCTCTCTTTGATGTATGAGAGATAGAATTTACATCATCATATGCGATTACAAATCCGGCACCTTGTAAACCACTGTATAAACCATCATTGGTCATACTTAACTGATTGTTCGCGTCAGGATTATTGTAAAAACCCCACCACCAAGCCAGGTAGCCAAACTGGTTTTCTTGACATAATTTCATTAACAACCTATAATTAATGTTATATGCAAGACCATTTTGAATATCTGCAGCAGCCAACTCACCTAATACAATAGGTAGACCAGACTGTTTAAGTGCCTTGAAATTATCCCTTATTTTAACATCAGAATAATTCTCAAAGGCTCCATTGGTAGGCCAATAGGCATGTACGCTAAACAGCAAATTATGCAACGGATCAGCGTCGATTAGCGCTTTCCCTTGATAAAGAAAAAACACATAATCTTTTCCATAATATGGGGCATCGATCATTATCGGGCAAGTATATCCTGCATCTCTTAAATTCTTTATTGCGGTTAAATTGGCATCTCTATAAGTTACATCAGAAGCAGCGCCATTATCAGGTTCATTGGCAATATTAACAATAATTGATTGCTGATATTTCAACAATACTGATTTTACATCTGGTTTTGTCCACCATTGTATAGCCTTTGGCAAATCGTTAGTCACATTGGTCGTTCCAGTAAAGTCATGCAATTCTAAAACCGGGATCATACCTTTAGCTAAACAAGAGGTAATGATCGGTTCTATTTTAGCGCCAGTTACTATGGTCAGTTTACCCCCATTTTGCCAATCCTGGTAGTTTTGCGTGAGTATGATACGGACAGTATTTGCACCTGTTTTTTCAATTTCTTCTAGCTCCTTTAATCCGAAGTTGACCGCATAAACACTGCCCATATTGACACCATGCAATACAATTTTGTTTCCACATTTATCGGCGAGATATTGACCATCTTTCACGTGCAGGCCTGTAGTAACATCCTTATCTGGTTTCGTTTCATCCTTTTTTTTGCAGCTCGTAAACACACAAAAGAACAAAATCGACACATATAATGGTAAAGCATTCATTGTAGTAAATTTTAGTTTTCAATGATATGATCAATGATTTTTCCTCTATTTTTATTGTTTTTCAGCTTTCATAATTGCTGACGCTCCATTTTCGACTAACAGCAAGGGTACATTTGCGTCTTTCCAACTTGGAACAGCCACACCGATAAATTCATCTGTATTGGTTTTAAAACCAACTGTACCTAAACTGTAAAATGGCTTCGTAAAATCTGGACCTGTGCCTATAATTGGGATAGGTTGTCCATTGATTACTTTAGTTCCAATTTGTCTTACTCTGATATCCCATTCTAAAGTATTGGTATTTGTGAATTTGAAGACCAAGTCTTCTGTACCCGACTTGGTCTTGAAAGTTGTATTCGTAAATGCAAATGCTGTTGATTTTTTAGCTAATATTGCATAATCAATCGTGGTATTTCCAGTATAACTATATGATTTGAGATGAAGGACACCAGTAGCGTCTTTTTCTAACGTATATTGATAAGATCCAAAGCCTTCGGTATCAAAACTAAGAATAGAATTTTCAACTACTATATTTTTAACACGCAAGTATCCCCTTCCATGAACGCTCGCTTTAACGACATCACCATCTTTCTCAAAAGACATCACCGCTAATTTCGTAGCACCTGTTTTTTGTGCGCTAACGATGTAGTAATCTAATAAATCATCCACCTTGACAGTACTGTTTTCTGGAGGCACTACCTCTCCGGGTTGGTCGCTGCCTTTTGTACAGCTTACGATAACCATTGTCAACGTGAACAAGGTTATTTTAAATATGATTCTAAGGTTTTTCATAACAAGTTTAATAACATTACATTTTTACTAATTCACATTATAT encodes the following:
- a CDS encoding outer membrane beta-barrel protein, translating into MEKDKNNIDELFRKGLSNPQFEFNEEHWKNMQVRLDKTRTRKKAKQIFILIVSAAAIATLFFIWNSNRSISDSEIDNSIQEIVKSSPIKKQKEEVVNGSSSPIEKRQEKENKQSQLEDTFTENLEIKNNLKTWRQDAFIDVVDLKNKAIQRSFLRTISIPKMKGNIKSTYSSNLQSESLETNERKPATIIAETIFAPPNLQEKERSVLSVLAGPDLSSVRGSGTSSLSENIGVLYSYPVIKGLSLSLGATYAKKNYKSSYNLYSPANPPQLTQLPSQVHAECDVIDIPLTANYTILKNKKLKFNVSAGLSSYFMLKEKYTFDYDGEGSYGNQKSAVYEVNGENQHIFGIADFSISIEKKINDKINVGIKPFVKMPLTGIGYGRVALESKGVAFMLGVSL
- a CDS encoding RNA polymerase sigma factor encodes the protein MIKEIDDNNIQIIKGCIKEDQRSQKDLYTRYYALALGICLRYSNNKEDAIGILNDGFFKVFTNIKKYDFEKPFSAWMSKIMRNTGIDFYRTKIRLGSVVDISSYEHIIIDDETISQKLNYDDLLMMVHRLPPAYRTAFNLYAIDGYKHDEISEMLGIAVGTSKSNLHKARERLAEMVRSQNSILGKIEEDN
- a CDS encoding YceI family protein; its protein translation is MKKINIYFILWFLIGSMEVFAQQNITFTSKDATISFFSSAPLEDIEAKSNLAGSALNISTGDIIFKVKNTSFEFDKKLMQEHFNENYMESDKYPFSEFKGKIEESKKLNDNGNYTLKVSGTLQIHGVNKPYVTLVAFNVKNSVIKTLASFDVRLSDHKITIPSIVGKNIAEVVKVKIDATYKNGQL
- a CDS encoding DUF5777 family beta-barrel protein encodes the protein MPRIKMDNYSSDNQMKYILFIILSAISSSVFAQEDLEKLVDLSGPKSEKVTATFKAGNLINLKTTETIHRNELDFRVDHRFGDIAGSNGGGKNFFGLDNSTDIRIGFDYGIRDNLNIGIARAKGATEIRQLYEANVKYRFLEQTIDNRIPVSIAFFGSTTVSAMEASEDQSSAAHFDRFSDRLNYVSQLIIARKFSSDFSFTIVPTYLHRNFTAYNDQNNLFAVGLGGRVKVSNRMALVADYVLPFRQSSKKEYRENVTGQRYYHALGVGLEIETGGHIFHLNFTNATAVQESQFISETNSSWGKGQFRWGFSIARRFSFNKKTKE
- a CDS encoding LytR/AlgR family response regulator transcription factor produces the protein MLKAVILDDEVKGSKLLSQKLGFFEEELQVVGIFNQPTKALNALIELKPDVLFLDIEMPGMNGFQFLERLGSFDFEVIFTTAYDSYTLEALRLSAVDYLLKPIDEEELRTAITRLRKRVAEKSNYKSLKKEKVNSNRLALATAEGVYIVDRANIMRVEAMSNYSVFILAGNKKIVVSKTLKEFENILDDEFFTRISRSVIINLTYVVKYRKGDGGTLELSDGSEVEVSAYRKDVLLQKLF
- a CDS encoding porin family protein, coding for MKNLFITLLCILSIGGLSVQAQTKKPIRKTVSTTKHTETKKATKTVSTESSAKLGETAKTEEQLTIKSTRQSPEQSRKNTSKNTYKAAFGIKFIYGISLTGKVFIKERSALEGILRYNGAGGTGSNIAFTGLYEYHTAIKGVDGLRWYVGGGGHINYFNWKDADLDPVITFGIAGIAGLEYKFANLPLAVSVDWQPAYIISNNGGFSAENGGVGLKYTF
- a CDS encoding cellulase family glycosylhydrolase; translation: MNALPLYVSILFFCVFTSCKKKDETKPDKDVTTGLHVKDGQYLADKCGNKIVLHGVNMGSVYAVNFGLKELEEIEKTGANTVRIILTQNYQDWQNGGKLTIVTGAKIEPIITSCLAKGMIPVLELHDFTGTTNVTNDLPKAIQWWTKPDVKSVLLKYQQSIIVNIANEPDNGAASDVTYRDANLTAIKNLRDAGYTCPIMIDAPYYGKDYVFFLYQGKALIDADPLHNLLFSVHAYWPTNGAFENYSDVKIRDNFKALKQSGLPIVLGELAAADIQNGLAYNINYRLLMKLCQENQFGYLAWWWGFYNNPDANNQLSMTNDGLYSGLQGAGFVIAYDDVNSISHTSKRACK